One Sagittula stellata E-37 genomic window carries:
- the pcaC gene encoding 4-carboxymuconolactone decarboxylase, translating to MTNRYETGMKVRRRILGDAHVDRAEAAKTPFDTPFQEMIAETAWGNVWASDRITDRERSMLTLAVLAATGSFDEIPMHIRATARTGASKEDVAEAFQHVAIYAGVPKANHALKLAKQTYAEMEDQGNAHP from the coding sequence ATGACCAACCGTTACGAAACAGGCATGAAAGTGCGCCGCCGCATCCTCGGCGATGCCCATGTGGACCGGGCCGAGGCCGCCAAGACGCCGTTCGACACGCCGTTCCAGGAGATGATCGCCGAAACCGCCTGGGGCAACGTCTGGGCGTCGGACCGGATCACCGACAGGGAGCGCTCTATGCTGACGCTGGCGGTGCTGGCGGCGACCGGCAGCTTCGATGAGATCCCGATGCACATCCGCGCCACCGCGCGCACCGGTGCATCGAAGGAGGACGTGGCCGAAGCCTTCCAGCACGTGGCGATCTACGCCGGTGTGCCGAAGGCGAACCACGCTCTGAAACTTGCCAAACAGACCTATGCCGAAATGGAAGACCAGGGAAACGCGCACCCCTGA
- the pcaH gene encoding protocatechuate 3,4-dioxygenase subunit beta — MTNGYTARDRGWHPPALTPLYKTSVARSPRFAPIGAATSLSEETGPVFGHDLLGPKDNDLITNFAAPGEMAIGPRIVVQGTVRDEFGRPVPHTLVEVWQANAGGRYRHKKEGYLAPLDPNFGGCGRCITDENGFYEFRTVKPGPYPWPNGPDDWRPAHIHVSVFGHSFAQRLITQMYFEGDPMIWQCPIVGTIPSREAIETLVARLDRAGSIPMDALCYQFDITLRGRRQTMFENRMEGM, encoded by the coding sequence ATGACCAACGGATACACCGCGCGGGACAGGGGCTGGCACCCGCCGGCGCTGACCCCGCTTTACAAGACCAGCGTCGCGCGCAGTCCGCGCTTCGCGCCCATCGGTGCAGCGACGTCACTGTCGGAAGAGACCGGCCCGGTCTTCGGGCATGACCTTCTCGGACCGAAGGACAACGACCTGATCACCAACTTCGCCGCGCCCGGCGAAATGGCCATCGGGCCGCGCATCGTCGTTCAGGGCACCGTCCGCGACGAATTCGGCCGCCCCGTGCCGCACACGCTCGTGGAGGTCTGGCAGGCCAATGCGGGCGGGCGTTACCGCCACAAGAAGGAAGGCTACCTTGCGCCGCTCGATCCGAACTTCGGGGGCTGCGGGCGCTGTATCACCGACGAGAACGGCTTCTACGAGTTCCGCACCGTGAAGCCCGGTCCCTATCCGTGGCCCAACGGCCCGGACGACTGGCGCCCGGCCCATATCCACGTCTCCGTCTTCGGTCACAGCTTCGCGCAGCGGCTGATCACGCAGATGTACTTCGAGGGCGACCCGATGATCTGGCAATGCCCCATCGTCGGCACCATCCCCTCACGCGAGGCGATCGAGACGCTGGTCGCCCGGCTGGACCGCGCCGGATCGATCCCGATGGACGCGCTTTGCTACCAGTTCGACATCACTTTGCGCGGCCGCCGCCAGACGATGTTCGAAAACCGCATGGAGGGGATGTGA
- the pcaG gene encoding protocatechuate 3,4-dioxygenase subunit alpha, giving the protein MTGPMTHRAKESPSQTAGPYVHIGCTPNFLGIEGVYPEDLGTRLITGDPAGERITIKGRVIDGAGNALKDALIEVWQADAEGRFAGKGGAEGFTGWGRSPGDMNTGEFTFETLKPGRVPFPDGRLQAPHVTFWIVARGINLGLHTRMYFADEEEANAEDPILTRIEHQSRVPTLLARKDGDAYRFDIHLQGPDETIFFDI; this is encoded by the coding sequence ATGACCGGACCGATGACGCACCGTGCCAAGGAAAGCCCCTCGCAGACGGCGGGCCCCTACGTTCACATCGGCTGCACGCCCAACTTCCTCGGGATAGAGGGCGTGTACCCGGAGGACCTCGGCACGCGCTTGATCACCGGCGATCCCGCCGGAGAGCGCATCACCATCAAGGGTCGCGTGATCGACGGCGCGGGCAACGCGCTGAAGGATGCCCTGATCGAGGTCTGGCAGGCCGACGCCGAAGGCAGGTTCGCCGGCAAGGGCGGGGCCGAGGGCTTCACCGGCTGGGGCCGTTCGCCCGGTGACATGAACACCGGCGAATTCACTTTCGAGACGCTGAAACCCGGCCGGGTGCCCTTCCCGGATGGCCGCCTCCAGGCGCCCCATGTCACCTTCTGGATCGTCGCGCGCGGTATCAATCTCGGCCTGCACACCCGGATGTATTTCGCCGACGAAGAAGAGGCCAATGCCGAGGATCCGATTCTCACCCGGATCGAGCATCAGTCGCGCGTCCCGACTTTGCTGGCGCGGAAGGATGGCGATGCCTACCGCTTCGACATCCACCTGCAGGGGCCGGATGAAACCATCTTCTTTGATATCTGA
- a CDS encoding 3-keto-5-aminohexanoate cleavage protein, whose amino-acid sequence MTKPCIICVAITGSVPKKKDNPAVPISIEEQVESTQAAFEAGASIMHAHVRNDDESTTSDPEKFARLVEGIQKHCPGMIIQLSTGGRSGAGQTRGGMLPLRPDMASLSVGSNNFPSRVYENPPDLVDWLASEMKTYGIKPEIEAFDLSHIFKAAEMNRDGRIPGKLYVQFVMGVKNAMPCDREVFDYYIKTVERLAPDAEWCAAGIGRHQVEVNEWCIAAGGHTRTGLEDNVRWDRDTLAPSNAALVERAVKLCEKYERPVATYAQAREMLGLRAA is encoded by the coding sequence ATGACCAAACCCTGCATCATCTGCGTCGCCATCACCGGCTCCGTACCGAAGAAGAAGGACAATCCGGCGGTGCCGATCTCCATCGAAGAGCAGGTGGAAAGCACGCAGGCCGCGTTCGAGGCGGGGGCGTCGATCATGCACGCGCATGTGCGCAACGACGACGAATCCACGACTTCTGACCCTGAGAAGTTCGCGCGGCTGGTGGAAGGCATCCAGAAACACTGTCCCGGCATGATCATCCAGCTTTCGACCGGAGGTCGCTCCGGGGCGGGGCAGACGCGTGGCGGAATGCTGCCGCTGCGCCCCGACATGGCGTCGCTGTCGGTCGGATCGAACAATTTTCCCAGCCGGGTCTACGAGAACCCGCCGGACCTCGTGGATTGGCTCGCCTCCGAGATGAAGACCTACGGGATCAAGCCGGAAATCGAGGCCTTCGATCTCAGCCACATCTTCAAGGCCGCCGAGATGAACCGTGACGGGCGTATCCCGGGCAAGCTCTATGTTCAGTTCGTGATGGGTGTCAAAAACGCCATGCCTTGCGACCGCGAGGTCTTCGACTATTACATCAAGACGGTCGAACGGCTGGCGCCGGACGCCGAATGGTGCGCGGCCGGGATCGGTCGGCACCAGGTCGAAGTCAACGAGTGGTGCATTGCCGCCGGCGGGCATACCCGCACGGGGCTTGAGGACAACGTTCGCTGGGACCGCGACACACTCGCTCCGTCGAACGCCGCGCTCGTGGAGCGCGCCGTGAAACTCTGCGAGAAATACGAGCGCCCCGTGGCGACCTACGCACAGGCGCGCGAGATGCTGGGGCTGCGCGCCGCCTGA
- a CDS encoding DUF3859 domain-containing protein has product MFRTCLIAAFLTMSAAASAQETGGFVRPPLSDMQFGVHCDVAKNGSREEPGTVSGIINLIDQHQTVDVVTQIVPAELGISFGIGAWLDAESEPLLLEVVVSHPPMGENGQEVEIWSAPLDPGEPAVNLFTFEKPFEMVEGPWRFQLRKDDEVLLEQNFLVTPPGTVPAVQNACFSAMIMS; this is encoded by the coding sequence ATGTTTCGCACCTGCCTGATCGCCGCCTTCCTGACGATGTCCGCTGCCGCCTCTGCGCAGGAGACCGGCGGCTTCGTGCGACCGCCGCTGTCCGATATGCAGTTCGGGGTGCATTGCGATGTTGCCAAGAACGGCAGCCGCGAGGAGCCGGGCACGGTTTCCGGTATCATCAACCTCATCGACCAGCACCAGACGGTGGACGTGGTAACGCAGATCGTTCCGGCGGAACTAGGCATTTCCTTCGGCATCGGCGCATGGCTGGACGCGGAGTCCGAACCACTGCTGTTAGAGGTTGTGGTGAGCCATCCGCCCATGGGCGAGAATGGCCAGGAAGTGGAGATCTGGTCTGCGCCGCTCGACCCCGGCGAACCGGCGGTCAACCTCTTCACGTTCGAGAAACCCTTCGAAATGGTGGAAGGGCCGTGGCGCTTCCAGCTCAGGAAAGACGACGAGGTGCTGCTTGAACAGAATTTCCTCGTCACCCCACCGGGGACCGTGCCCGCCGTGCAAAACGCGTGCTTCAGTGCGATGATCATGTCCTGA
- a CDS encoding phosphoenolpyruvate carboxykinase, with protein sequence MTFGRVNPQFKLEDQGIEGLGNVYYNLMEPALIEAALKRGEGTLGKGGSFLVTTGTYTGRSPKDKFIVKTPSVEDSIWWENNAPMEPEAFDRLHADMLEHMKGGDYYVQDLVGGADPANAIDVRMVTELAWHGLFIRHMLRRPDREDLDSFTADFTIINCPSFKADPAKHGCRTETVIALNFEKKLILIGNTEYAGENKKSVFTLLNYILPGKGIMAMHCSANHAPNNPVDTAVFFGLSGTGKTTLSADPDRVLIGDDEHGWSDRGTFNFEGGCYAKTINLSAEAEPEIYATTEKFGTVIENMVFDPETFDLDFEDDSLTANMRCAYPLHYISNASKTALGGHPKNIIMLTCDAFGVLPPIARLTPAQAMYHFLSGFTSKVAGTERGVTEPEPTFSTCFGAPFMPRRPEAYGNLLREKIAKHGSSCWLVNTGWTGGAYGTGSRMPIKATRALLHAALNGSLNSAPFRKDPNFGFEVPTHVEGVPDMLLDPRKTWDDKEAYDAQAEKLVGMFAENFAQYVPYIDDDVKAAALG encoded by the coding sequence ATGACATTTGGACGGGTGAACCCGCAATTCAAGCTTGAAGATCAAGGGATCGAAGGGCTTGGCAATGTCTATTACAACCTCATGGAGCCCGCGCTGATCGAAGCGGCTCTGAAACGGGGCGAAGGGACGCTTGGCAAGGGCGGCTCTTTCCTCGTGACCACCGGCACCTACACGGGTCGCTCCCCCAAGGACAAGTTCATCGTCAAGACCCCTTCGGTCGAGGACTCGATCTGGTGGGAAAACAACGCCCCGATGGAGCCCGAGGCCTTCGACCGGCTGCATGCCGACATGCTCGAGCACATGAAGGGTGGAGACTACTATGTGCAGGACCTCGTGGGCGGCGCCGATCCGGCCAATGCCATAGACGTCCGCATGGTGACCGAGCTGGCGTGGCACGGCCTGTTCATCCGCCACATGCTGCGTCGCCCCGATCGTGAGGACCTGGACAGCTTCACCGCCGATTTCACCATCATCAACTGCCCCAGCTTCAAGGCCGACCCGGCCAAGCACGGCTGCCGGACCGAGACGGTGATCGCGCTGAACTTCGAAAAGAAGCTGATCCTGATCGGCAACACCGAGTATGCGGGCGAGAACAAGAAATCCGTTTTCACCCTGCTGAACTACATCCTGCCGGGCAAGGGCATCATGGCCATGCACTGCTCTGCCAACCACGCGCCGAACAACCCCGTCGATACGGCCGTGTTCTTCGGCCTGTCCGGAACCGGCAAGACGACCCTGTCCGCAGACCCGGACCGCGTGCTGATCGGTGACGACGAACACGGCTGGTCCGACCGCGGCACCTTCAACTTCGAGGGCGGCTGCTACGCCAAGACGATCAACCTCTCTGCCGAGGCAGAGCCGGAGATTTACGCCACCACCGAGAAGTTCGGCACGGTGATCGAGAACATGGTGTTCGATCCGGAGACCTTCGACCTAGACTTCGAGGACGATTCACTTACCGCCAACATGCGCTGCGCCTACCCGCTGCACTATATTTCCAATGCGTCGAAAACGGCGCTTGGCGGACATCCGAAAAACATCATCATGCTGACTTGCGATGCCTTCGGTGTGCTGCCTCCCATCGCGCGGCTGACCCCGGCGCAGGCGATGTATCACTTCCTGTCCGGCTTCACCTCCAAGGTGGCGGGAACCGAGCGCGGCGTGACAGAGCCAGAGCCCACCTTCTCCACCTGCTTTGGCGCCCCCTTCATGCCGCGCCGCCCGGAAGCCTACGGCAACCTGTTGCGCGAGAAGATCGCCAAGCACGGGTCGTCCTGCTGGCTGGTGAACACCGGCTGGACAGGCGGAGCATACGGCACCGGCTCTCGCATGCCGATCAAGGCCACGCGCGCCCTGTTGCACGCCGCGCTGAACGGATCGCTGAACAGCGCGCCGTTCCGCAAGGACCCGAACTTTGGCTTCGAAGTGCCTACCCATGTCGAGGGCGTGCCGGACATGCTGCTCGACCCGCGCAAGACCTGGGACGACAAGGAAGCCTACGACGCGCAGGCCGAGAAACTGGTCGGTATGTTCGCAGAGAACTTCGCCCAGTACGTGCCCTACATCGACGACGACGTGAAGGCCGCAGCGCTCGGCTGA
- a CDS encoding response regulator transcription factor — protein MSKIALVDDDRNILTSVSMTLEAEGFEVETYNDGQAALDAFTKKMPDMAVFDIKMPRMDGMDLLQRVRQKSKMPVIFLTSKDDEIDEVLGLRMGADDYVKKPFSQRLLVERIRALLRRQEAVAGDAVGETEETKLMTRGSLTMDPLRHAVTWKGLDVSLTVTEFLLLQALAQRPGFVKSRDQLMDVAYDDQVYVDDRTIDSHIKRLRKKMRSVDPEFSAIETLYGIGYRYNEE, from the coding sequence ATGTCGAAAATCGCCCTCGTGGACGATGACAGGAACATCCTGACATCGGTATCGATGACTCTGGAGGCAGAGGGATTCGAAGTCGAGACCTACAATGACGGACAGGCCGCACTGGACGCCTTCACCAAGAAGATGCCCGATATGGCCGTGTTCGACATCAAAATGCCGCGCATGGATGGCATGGACCTGCTTCAGCGTGTTCGCCAGAAATCCAAGATGCCGGTCATCTTCCTGACGTCCAAGGATGACGAGATCGACGAGGTTCTCGGCCTGCGCATGGGCGCGGACGACTACGTGAAGAAACCTTTCTCGCAACGCCTTCTCGTTGAACGGATCCGCGCGCTCCTGCGTCGCCAGGAAGCGGTGGCCGGCGACGCGGTCGGCGAGACAGAAGAGACCAAGCTGATGACCCGCGGGTCGCTGACAATGGACCCGCTGCGGCACGCGGTGACGTGGAAGGGGCTCGACGTGTCTCTGACCGTGACCGAGTTCCTGCTGCTGCAGGCACTGGCGCAGCGCCCCGGTTTCGTGAAGTCGCGAGATCAGCTGATGGACGTGGCCTACGACGATCAGGTGTACGTGGACGACCGGACAATCGACAGCCACATCAAGCGGCTGCGCAAGAAAATGCGCTCTGTCGATCCGGAGTTCTCCGCCATCGAAACGCTCTACGGCATCGGCTATCGTTACAACGAAGAGTGA
- a CDS encoding sensor N-terminal transmembrane domain-containing protein yields MALAERIAMGKDGDENRRDADVVLGDDWVAPDSTVEKEMRATRAQRGLFTLNRSPLTRKIITFNLIALNVLVAGVLWLNSSRDTLAIQRINALQSEVELLAEVFESQLQPGAAPLGSAQGVDVAAILQGVDLREGTQVMVFDSATFLVGETEGKMPAAIPLRAEEEKPTVISDFLNGAWQGVAGLFSYFSGIMEQTHQIWLHHHQKVFHYTKLLDSRNISNPFPTCPQLSHKPLNRFNKWTQILA; encoded by the coding sequence ATGGCGCTGGCCGAGCGGATCGCGATGGGTAAGGACGGCGATGAGAACCGTCGCGACGCCGATGTTGTGCTGGGCGACGACTGGGTCGCCCCGGACAGCACGGTGGAAAAGGAAATGCGTGCCACGCGTGCGCAGCGCGGACTGTTCACGCTCAATCGCTCTCCTCTGACCCGCAAGATCATCACGTTCAACCTGATCGCGTTGAACGTGCTGGTTGCCGGGGTGCTCTGGTTGAACTCGTCCCGCGATACGCTGGCCATCCAGCGTATCAACGCGCTCCAATCCGAAGTGGAGCTGCTGGCCGAGGTCTTCGAAAGCCAGCTGCAACCGGGTGCGGCGCCGCTGGGTTCAGCGCAGGGCGTCGACGTCGCGGCCATCCTGCAGGGTGTCGACCTGCGGGAGGGCACGCAGGTCATGGTCTTCGACAGCGCGACCTTCCTCGTCGGCGAGACGGAGGGCAAGATGCCCGCCGCGATCCCCCTCCGGGCGGAGGAGGAAAAGCCGACGGTCATCTCCGATTTCCTCAACGGTGCCTGGCAGGGGGTTGCCGGGCTTTTCTCTTATTTCTCCGGCATTATGGAGCAAACTCACCAAATATGGTTACATCACCATCAGAAAGTTTTCCACTACACTAAGCTACTGGATTCACGAAATATTTCAAATCCATTCCCAACATGTCCACAACTTTCACACAAGCCTTTGAACAGATTCAATAAGTGGACTCAGATACTTGCCTAA
- a CDS encoding DUF6471 domain-containing protein — protein sequence MNAIGKVERRAPPKPTARKGSPVNAEFEDRAKEFLRDAMRQQGVTIEQLTERLAAIGVEMSKGGVANKISRGGFSAAFLFQCTEALDLDVETSRR from the coding sequence ATGAACGCAATCGGAAAGGTCGAGCGGCGGGCGCCGCCGAAGCCCACCGCTAGGAAGGGCAGCCCTGTCAACGCAGAGTTTGAAGACCGGGCCAAGGAGTTCTTGCGCGATGCTATGCGCCAGCAAGGCGTAACCATAGAGCAGCTAACCGAAAGGTTGGCCGCGATAGGCGTTGAGATGAGCAAGGGCGGTGTTGCGAACAAGATAAGCCGAGGCGGGTTTAGCGCGGCGTTCTTGTTTCAGTGTACGGAAGCTTTAGATCTTGACGTAGAGACAAGCAGGCGATGA
- a CDS encoding IS1595-like element ISSst2 family transposase produces the protein MPQHFLLSPKAKTLSLVKIMRMSEEEARKAFQGLRWPETDGEPICPECGCVEHYDLKTRPVWKCKGCGKQFSATSGTTFHSRKLAIRDILAAIAVFINGAKGYSALQLSRDLAVDYKTAFVLLHKVREAIENAREAGALKGDVEVDGAYFGGYVKPANERKDRKDRRKLENQTGKRQVVVVVRERGGRTVTSVGKTEAEGVQLVARTVERGATVHADEASHWDRLAAAFPIKRINHKEAYSKDGACTNQAESFFSRLRRAEIGTHHHIAGAYLGAYAAEMAWREDNNRVANGYQFVMAAGAAALGGKSERMCGYWQRRA, from the coding sequence ATGCCCCAGCACTTCCTCCTCTCTCCGAAAGCCAAGACCCTCTCGCTGGTCAAGATCATGCGCATGTCGGAAGAAGAGGCACGCAAGGCATTCCAAGGCCTGCGCTGGCCGGAAACTGATGGTGAGCCGATCTGCCCGGAATGTGGTTGCGTCGAGCATTACGACCTCAAGACCCGCCCTGTGTGGAAGTGCAAAGGCTGCGGCAAGCAGTTCAGCGCCACCAGCGGCACAACGTTTCACAGCCGCAAGCTGGCGATCCGCGACATTCTCGCCGCCATCGCCGTCTTCATAAACGGCGCTAAGGGCTACAGCGCCCTTCAACTGTCCCGCGATCTGGCCGTTGACTACAAGACTGCGTTTGTCCTGCTGCACAAGGTTCGTGAAGCCATAGAGAACGCTCGCGAAGCTGGCGCCCTGAAAGGTGACGTTGAGGTTGATGGCGCCTACTTCGGTGGGTACGTGAAGCCCGCCAACGAGCGCAAAGACCGCAAAGACCGTCGCAAGTTGGAGAACCAAACCGGCAAGCGCCAAGTTGTTGTCGTTGTCCGTGAGCGTGGCGGTCGCACTGTTACCAGCGTTGGCAAGACCGAAGCAGAGGGCGTGCAATTGGTTGCACGGACCGTCGAGCGCGGCGCAACGGTTCATGCTGATGAGGCGTCCCATTGGGACCGTCTGGCAGCTGCGTTCCCGATAAAGCGCATCAACCACAAAGAGGCATACTCCAAGGACGGCGCCTGCACTAACCAAGCCGAGAGCTTCTTTAGCCGCCTTCGCCGCGCTGAGATCGGCACGCATCACCATATTGCTGGCGCATACCTCGGTGCGTACGCTGCTGAAATGGCTTGGCGTGAGGACAACAACCGCGTTGCCAATGGATATCAGTTTGTCATGGCGGCGGGTGCCGCAGCGCTTGGCGGGAAGTCCGAGCGGATGTGTGGATACTGGCAGCGACGCGCCTAA
- a CDS encoding thiamine pyrophosphate-requiring protein, producing MTAGAALLSRFSALGVDYVFANSGTDFPPVIEGLSEAEAEGMTLPRTVTVAFESAAIGMAHGYTLATGRPQAVMVHTNVGLANVAMGAINAACDNIPMLLFSGRTPTLERGRLGARTVPIGWGQEMLDQAGLVREATKWDYELRFPEQVFDVTDRAHGIASSTPKGPVYVSLPREVLCETVPAEGALRRPQMRPATIGPDPAAMDEIARLIAGANNPVIFAQHGAGSPEAFDALARLTEAWGIPVCQYWAVELALATTHPMATGPDPRPWLERADVILCLDVLAPWSPALAGPLEDATVIQIGPRPLQDRSGVRNFRCDIAVTSEISPAILALESALSDLRDADGHKAADRAKAIAQINETDRTARFDAARADEGAAALTKRWVSHELALHIQNRDAAIFSELGCQLPSMKLETHQSWFDGPHSGGLGWGFPAAMGFALARPERTVVATMGDGSYMFANPVACHQIAEGLGISMLVLVLNNAEWGAVRQSVLDIYPDGHAARANAVPLTDLSPSPDFVKVAEASRAFARHAKTVAEFRASLSLALDHVAARKGLALIEVAVSKS from the coding sequence ATGACCGCCGGGGCAGCGCTGCTGTCGCGGTTCAGCGCTTTGGGTGTCGACTACGTCTTTGCCAATTCCGGCACTGATTTTCCCCCAGTCATCGAAGGCTTGTCCGAGGCAGAGGCGGAGGGCATGACGCTGCCCCGCACTGTCACCGTGGCCTTCGAGAGCGCGGCAATCGGCATGGCACACGGCTACACTCTGGCCACCGGCCGCCCGCAGGCGGTCATGGTGCACACCAACGTCGGCCTTGCGAACGTGGCGATGGGCGCGATCAACGCGGCCTGCGACAACATCCCGATGCTGCTGTTTTCCGGCCGCACGCCGACGCTGGAACGGGGACGGCTGGGCGCGCGGACGGTGCCCATCGGCTGGGGGCAGGAGATGCTCGACCAGGCCGGTCTGGTGCGCGAGGCGACGAAGTGGGACTACGAGCTGCGCTTCCCCGAACAGGTCTTCGATGTGACCGACCGCGCCCATGGCATCGCCTCATCGACGCCCAAGGGCCCGGTCTACGTCAGCCTCCCCCGCGAGGTGCTGTGCGAGACGGTGCCTGCCGAGGGCGCCCTGCGCCGCCCGCAGATGCGTCCCGCCACGATTGGTCCCGACCCGGCGGCGATGGACGAGATCGCCCGACTGATCGCCGGGGCCAATAACCCGGTGATCTTCGCCCAGCACGGTGCCGGCTCCCCCGAAGCCTTCGATGCGTTGGCACGGCTGACCGAAGCCTGGGGCATTCCGGTCTGCCAATACTGGGCCGTCGAACTGGCGCTGGCCACGACGCACCCGATGGCCACCGGCCCGGACCCCCGCCCCTGGCTGGAAAGGGCCGACGTGATCCTCTGCCTTGACGTGCTGGCGCCCTGGTCGCCTGCGCTGGCCGGACCGCTGGAGGACGCAACCGTCATCCAGATCGGCCCCCGCCCGCTGCAAGACCGCTCGGGCGTGCGGAATTTCCGCTGCGACATCGCCGTGACGTCCGAGATCTCGCCCGCCATCCTCGCGCTGGAAAGCGCCCTCTCAGACCTCAGGGACGCCGACGGCCATAAAGCCGCGGACCGCGCCAAGGCCATCGCGCAGATCAACGAAACGGACAGAACCGCCCGCTTCGACGCCGCACGTGCAGATGAGGGGGCGGCTGCGCTGACCAAACGCTGGGTCAGCCACGAACTCGCGCTGCATATACAGAACCGCGATGCCGCCATATTCTCGGAGCTCGGCTGCCAGTTGCCGTCGATGAAGCTGGAAACACACCAAAGCTGGTTCGACGGGCCCCATTCCGGCGGGCTGGGCTGGGGCTTTCCTGCCGCGATGGGCTTTGCCCTCGCACGGCCCGAACGGACGGTGGTGGCGACGATGGGCGACGGGTCGTACATGTTCGCCAACCCGGTCGCCTGCCACCAGATCGCCGAGGGCCTTGGCATCTCGATGCTGGTCCTTGTGCTGAACAACGCCGAATGGGGCGCGGTCCGACAGTCGGTGCTGGACATCTACCCTGACGGTCACGCCGCGCGCGCCAACGCCGTGCCCCTGACCGACCTCTCGCCCAGCCCGGATTTCGTCAAGGTCGCCGAGGCCTCGCGCGCATTTGCACGCCATGCGAAAACCGTGGCAGAGTTCCGCGCCTCGCTGTCACTGGCGCTCGACCATGTCGCTGCACGCAAGGGCCTCGCCCTCATCGAGGTCGCGGTCTCGAAGTCCTGA
- a CDS encoding FadR/GntR family transcriptional regulator: MTKPISSEPGLAEMAMTGIRDLIRTQALRPGDTLPSEAALAEHLGVSRPVTREALRGLATLRILDIGGSRKARVALPDASALSLVLDHATYSRGISIQQVLDVRRTLEMRTVGLAAMRRSDAEATELLDITTRMFAALEGGHTELMELDIRFHSLIAKASGNHLYAMLVDSFWIITRQTWAIGWRSRATHQNRRENIKCHERIATAIMAQDASRAETSMSEHFDSAVSVLLRAGVT; encoded by the coding sequence TTGACGAAGCCAATATCCAGTGAGCCGGGGTTGGCCGAAATGGCCATGACGGGCATCCGCGACCTCATTCGCACGCAAGCGTTGCGGCCAGGCGATACGCTGCCGTCGGAGGCCGCCTTGGCCGAGCATCTGGGCGTATCCCGCCCTGTCACCCGAGAGGCCCTACGCGGCCTCGCGACGCTGCGGATTCTCGATATCGGCGGGTCTCGAAAGGCCCGCGTGGCCCTGCCCGATGCCTCTGCCCTGAGCCTCGTGCTGGATCATGCGACCTACAGTCGGGGGATCAGCATCCAGCAGGTACTGGATGTGCGCCGGACGCTGGAAATGCGCACCGTCGGACTGGCTGCGATGCGCCGCAGCGACGCCGAAGCCACGGAACTCCTGGACATCACCACCCGCATGTTTGCCGCCCTCGAAGGGGGACACACGGAGCTGATGGAACTGGACATTCGCTTTCATTCCCTGATCGCGAAGGCCTCGGGCAATCACCTCTATGCTATGCTGGTCGACAGCTTCTGGATCATCACGCGGCAGACCTGGGCCATCGGCTGGCGCTCGCGGGCAACGCACCAGAACCGCCGGGAGAACATCAAATGCCACGAACGCATTGCGACGGCGATCATGGCGCAGGATGCCAGTCGCGCCGAGACATCCATGTCGGAACATTTCGACAGCGCTGTCAGCGTGCTGTTGCGGGCTGGCGTGACCTGA